The stretch of DNA TACGAAGAGCGCATGGAGCGCCTGGCCGACGTGACGTATCCTCGCCCGCTCGAAGACGAGCTTGCCGCCGCTTTCCGCGAGTACTGCAAGGCCGTGCCGTGGGCGGCCGACTATCAGCTGGAGCCGAAATCGGTGCTGCGCGACATGATCGAGACGGCGAGCGACTTCAAGACATACGTCAACCGCTACAACATCGCCCGCTCGGAGGGGACGCTGCTGCGCTACCTGTCCGACGCGTACCGGGTGCTGGACAAGACGATCCCCATCGACCGGCGCGACGAGCAGCTGTGGGACTACATCGCATGGCTCGGCCTGCTCGTGCGCACGACGGACTCCAGCTTGGTGGATGAGTGGCAGAACGCGGGCGCCCTGCCGGACGTCGACGTGGCGCCGCCTTCTGCGGACGGGTCGGTGGTGGCCGACCGCCGCGCAATGCGCGTGCTCGTGCGCAACGCGCTCTTTGCCCGCGTGCGGCTGGCGGCGATGGACAAGGCCGCTGACCTGGGACGCATCGACGGGGAATGGGGCTTTGGCGAGCGCAAGTGGCAGGCGGTGCTTGACGAGTTCTACGAGGCGCACGACGAGCTGCGCATCGACGCGGATGCGCGTTCGGCGGCGTACCTGGTCATTGACGAGGCCGACGAGGCCGAAGGCCATGTGTGGCACGTGCGCCAGATCTTCTGCGACGGCGACGGAGACGGCGACTTCTGCATCGCCGCCGACGTGGATCTGGACGCGACGCAGGAAGAAGGCGAGGTCATCTTCGCGAACTACCGGGCCGGCAGCGTGGAAGACGTGCTGGGGGTGTAGCGGCAGCGGCCCCGGCCGGACGCCGGGCCTCTTTGGGGTGGGACTCCTTTGCCGAAGCGGCGGCCCCAGCCGAACATCAAATCGGCGGGGCCTGCATCATCGGCGGGGCCGCCCTCGTGCGCCGCTACCGCGCTTTCCACGCGTCGAGCAGCGGAGTGGCGGGGCCTTGGGAAACGATGGCGAGGTCGCGGGTGGCGCGAGAGGCCGCCGTGTAGAGGCGGTGGCGCCCCAGGTCGTTTGCGGGAAAGACGCGCTCGCTCGCGTTCGCCAGGATGACGCGGTCGAATTCCAGCCCCTTTGCAAGCTTCAACGGCAGCATGACCACGCCCGATGCCGGCAGGCGGCCCGAATCGTCCAGCACGGCGGGCGCGTCGTCGCCGAGCAGCGCCGAGATGCGCTTGACGTCCTGCTTCCACGGCACGATGAGCGCGGAAAGCCCTTCTGATTCGCGGGACGCGCGCACGCACTCGCGCAGCGCGGCGACGTAGGCTTCGTCGTCGGCGCATTCGATGAGCTGCGGCACCGTCTCGTCGCGCTGCACCGACGAGATGTCCATGGCTTCGTCGCGGTCGGCCAGCGTCGCGAACAGCGCGGTGATTTCAGGCGTCGACCGGTAGCTTGTGTTCAAGCGACAGCGGACGGTTTCGCCGCGCTCGCGACCGAACAGCGCTTCGATCTGCGGAAACGTCGCCGTTCCTTCGATGATCGCCTGGTTCGGGTCGCCCAGCAGCAAAAAGTTCGCCTCGCGGAAATAGCGGGCGAGCACCAGCAGTTGCGAGGCGGTGTAGTCCTGCACCTCGTCGATGAACACGTAGCGGGCGTTGCGCTCGCAGGCATTCGTGACGAGCATCTTCAGGTAGATCCACTCCAGGCCGGTGGGCCCTTCGCCGCCCGTGATGCGCCGGCCGATGCGGTCGTAGTCGATCCAGTCGTCGTTCTCAAGCATGCGGAAGGCGTCGGCGCACTGGTCCTGCAGGTACAAGAAGGCGAAGTCCGCCAAGGTCTTTTCGTCGATATTGTCGCCTTCGAGGGGGCTGAGCGGCTCGTCGAACAGGCGCAGCTGTTCTTGCAGCGGCAGGTCGTACAGCTCGCTTTGCACTTCGTCGGTGGCCGCAAGCCCGCGCAGCCGCCCGGCGAGCTGCTTTTCGAGCCACGTGCGAACGAGGGCAACCTGGTAGGCGCCGGCCTGTTCGCGCGGGTGCTTCAGCGTCGCCGCATACATCTGGTCGCTGCCGACGAGACGTTTGTCCCGCCAGGTCAGGCTCACGAAGTCGCCCGGCTCGAACGCGAAGCCTTCCATGGCCGCATCCAGCTCGCGCAGCCGCTCAAGCGGCACGGCGGCCGAGCCGACGCCGCGGCTAGGCGGCAACAGACGGGCTGCGAACGCCTGCCAGGTGAGCGTTTCGGGGTTTTCCTCGCCCAGGTCGGGCAAAACGCCGGAAATGTAGCGCTCGAACAGCTCGTTCGGCGTGATCAGGTACAGGTTTTCGGGGCGCAGGTTCGTGCGGTTCTGGTAAAACAGGTACGCGATGCGCTGCAGCAAAACCGACGTCTTGCCCGATCCGGCGATGCCCGACACCAGCAGCACCGGCACGTCTTCATGGCGCACGACGACGTTCTGCTCGCGCTGGATAGTCGCCGTGATGGCCTGCATCTGCGACGAGCGCTGGCGCGTCAGCGACGCGATGAGCAGGGGATCTTCGATGGCGACGGTGGTGTCGAAATAATTGAGCAGCTTGTTGCGGCGAATGTCGAACTGCCGGCGCAGCTTCAGGTCCACGTCCACGGTGCGCCCGTTTGCCACGAACGACGTAGGGCCGTTCGCCTGGTTGTAGAACACCTCCGCGACCGGGGAGCGCCAGTCGACGACGACGCGCTCGTAGTGCTCGTCGGACATGCCCACCGTGCCCAGGTACAGCTCGCGCAAGGCGCCGGTCTTCGCCGCTTCCACCACGATCTTGGCGAAATAGGGCTGCTTCAGAAGGATCTCGACGTTGCGCAGTCGCTCCGCTTCCAGGTCGTGCGACAGGTTGTAGGCGTCGATGATGCGGTTGACCTGCGCAAATTCCGCTTGCATTTCCAAGATGTCGTCATCGGTGGCGGTGTTGGCGGTCAGTTCGGACGCCATGGCGTCCTTGTCGGCGGACGCGTCGGCAGCGATTTTTTCGAGCTTGGCGGCCGCCGCGCGTCCGATGCGCTCGAGCGTGCGATACGTTTCGTCAAGATGCGCCTGCTCGCTGGCGAAAACGGGGTCGCAGGCGGCGTCGCGGGCGGCATCCGTTTCAGCTTGGGCGATCTCGGCGGCGGACAGGCCTTCGGAAGAGTGGCTCATGGAACACCTTTCGCGCGGGACTGAAAAAGCGGGTGTGATATTGTAGCATGACCAGGGATGCCCTGCAAAAGCGGGGAAAGCGCCGCCATCTGCCGCTTGCCAAGGCGTTTCGCCTGCGTTCGCTTCGCGGCCCGCCGCCTTTCCCGCGCGCCTTCCTCGGCGTCCTTGACAAATCATATTTAATTGCTAGGATTTAACGAACGCAGAAATCACGTGATTGATCCGCATGAAGGAGTGCCCATGAACGTACATGCCAACGTCATCGAGTTGGTCGGCCACACGCCGCTCGTCGAGCTGACGAATTACGAGAAGAACCACGGGCTTGCCGCTCGCCTCATTGGGAAGGTCGAGTACTTCAACCCGGCCGGATCGGTGAAGGACCGCATCGCGAAGGCCATGGTGGAAGCGGCCGTGGAGCGGGGCGACATAGACGACGAGACGGTCATCATCGAACCGACCTCGGGAAACACAGGCATCGCCCTGTGCGCCATCGCGGCCGCGCGGGGAAACCGCATCATCATCGTCATGCCGGACACCATGTCGGTCGAACGCCGCAACCTCATGCGCGCCTACGGGGCCGAGCTGGTGCTGACGCCGGGTGCCGAGGGCATGAAGGGCGCCATCGAAAAGGCCGACCAGCTGGCCGCCGAGACGCCGAACGCGTTCATTCCGTCGCAGTTCACGAACCCGGCGAACCCGGCGGTGCATTTCGCGACGACGGGGCCTGAGATCTGGGAGGACACCGACGGCGAGGTCGACATCTTTGTGGCCGGCGTGGGCACGGGCGGCACGCTGACGGGCACGGGGAAGTTCCTGAAGTCGAAAAACCCCGACGTGCGCGTGGTGGCCGTGGAGCCATCCGCCTCTCCGGTGCTGTCCGAGGGGCATGCCGGGCCGCACAAGATCCAAGGGATCGGTGCGGGCTTCGTGCCGGAAACGCTCGACACCGACGTGTTTGACGAGGTCATCGCCATCGACAACGAAGAGGCGTTCGAAACGGGACGCGAACTGGCCGCTCGTGACGGCCTGCTCGTGGGCATTTCGTCCGGCGCCGCTGTGGCTGCCGCTCGCCAGCTGGCCGAACGTCCCGAAAACGCTGGCAAGAACATCGTCGTCATTTTGCCTGACACGGGCGAGCGTTATTTGACTACTGCGATGTTTGGGTTTTAGGGGGAGGCTGTTGCCAATCGTCGGACGGCACCCGCGCCGTGAAGGGGAAGGTTGCCAGTCGTGGGACGGCGGTTCCGCCGCGACGGCTTCGCCTCGATGCGTTGTCGGGGACTCAAAGGCCCCGGAATAGGCAGGGGGAGGGCCCATGCTCAGACAGTCCTCGCTCGGCGGAAACGTCCGCTGGACGTTTCCGTTCGCTGCGGAACTGCGCGTGGACCCTCCCCCTGTCGATTCCGGGGGTCAGGCTCTCGGACAAGGCTGCGCCGCCGCGGCGGAACCGCCTGCAGCGGGGCCGCGCCCGATCCAATCGGTCAGGCCTCCTTTGGCTGGGACCAAAGCTCCGCCCCGCCGGGGCGGGCGCCTGCTGAGGGGCGGTGCGCCCTCGCCATGTCGGCCAAGAACTCCTGCGCCTGCTCCTGGGACAGCAACCCGGCAGCAACCAGGCCGTCGAGCGCCTCTTCGCGGCCCCTCGCCATTCCTTCTTCCCGGCCGAGGTCGTACGCGTTCCCCCGCTCGAACTCGACGTACTGCTCAAAGGAAATCACCTGGGACCTCCATTCCTCGTCCTGCAGCGCTTCTTCCAGTATATCATCCACGTGCCGAAGGAAAGGGTCAGACTCGGCCGCGCCCTCGCGAAGCAGGTAGTCCAAAAACGTTGCGAGCCCGGGCGGGGCCAGGGACAGGTCGCCCGCCGCGTTGACGATGACCTCTTGCTCGCCGTTGTCGTAGGCGAAGCTCAAGTCCTCCTCGACGCGCATGCGGGCGGTGTAGCGCGGCAGGCCGAGCCCCAAAGGATCGTACAAGCAGATGAAGATGAGGCAGAGGTCGGGCAGCTCGGAGTAGTGGCCACCCCTCGGCAGGAGCCTCGCGTTCACGAGGCTGCGGTAGTAGCGGGCCCGCCGCGGCAGGCTCGGCTCGCGGGCGACCTGCATCTCGACCGCAAAGGCGCCTTGCGGGCCCTCGGCCAGCACGTCGCAGCGGATGCTCTTGCCCACCGCCTGGACCTGGCCCGTCTCGGTCCTGATGTTTGACAGCCGCTCGACCTTGACGCCCAGCACGCGCTCTATGACGCCGCGGCACACGTCCTCGTTCCTCGCCATGATGTCGGCGAAGGCGAAGCTGTTGGTCAGCAGGCTCCTTCCGTCGGCGGTCCTTGTTCTCATGGTCGCTCCTTCCGTCCGTCCTGCGCCCCGCGGAGAGGCCTTTCACCGAATGGAAGAATGCTACCAAGGAGACCTTGCAGGGCTTTCACGCAGGCCTTGCAGAAGGCGCCATCGATTCTGCCCGGAATGCGCGCGAAAGCTTGCCGAAATCCCACTGGGATCCCACCGGGATAGACATGGCGCAAGTGTGCGCGGCATTTTGTGCATGTGCATTGTACGGAATGTTGGGAGAGTTTGTTTTCCATACGGAAGCGCGTCTGCTGTGTGGGAGACAAAGCTGACGACAGAGCGCTTGTCCTCTTTTCAGCATGTACCGAAAAGAGGGCATAATGAAAAGAAGGCAACCGAAACAGGCACATTGTTAAAACGTGTCACGAATGGCGCGTTTTTTGTAATAATTGGTGGGCGACCAGGGACTTCCCCGAATGAGACGATCATTACAATGATATATGGCAAATAAGCAGGATATTTGTATCTTTTGGAGGTCCTTTCACATGAAGAAACGAAGGGTAGTTCTTCGCAACTCGATGGCGCTTCTGTTGTCAGCTGTCATGGCAGGTTCCCTGACCCCGGCGGTCGCTTTGGCGAATGAGGATGCGACGGGTGTTGCACGGGGGGGGGGCCGTTGCACAGACTAGTTTGAAAGCTACGAGCGCAGAGGAGGCTGTAGCAAAGATTGGTGATACGCCATACGGCAGCCTTCCAGACGCTGTGGTTGCTGCCCAAAATGACCAAACCGTGGTTTTGCAGAGAGATGCTGCAGGTGCCGGGGTGAAGATCACTTCAGGCCAGCCAAAGAATAACGTCACTATTGATCTGAACACCCATACATATACGATACTGGTGCCCGTTGGGTCAGAGGGAACTGAAAGTCAGTCTTTTCACATTGAGAAGGGTTCTTCTATTACAATCAAAAACGGTACAATTAAATCGGACATCGCTTCAATGCTGATTCAAAACTATGCCGATTTAACGCTCGAAAACGTAACCCTTGAATGCAACGTAGTAAGTGAAAGAGGCTATGCTATTTCCTGCAATGCCGGAAATAGCATATTCAAAAACGTGACGGTTTCTGGCGCTAGAAGTGATTTTGTTGCACTGGATGTCATGCATTGGCACGATCGTTATGATGTTGCACCTGTAGTTACGGTCGAAGGTGGAAGCTTCAAGGGCAAGTTAGATCTTGCATATTGTTATTCCGACTCGGACGGAAAGGTGATACCTACGTGCGGTTCTCCTGCTAAGTTCATTGTCAAGACTGGTGCGTTCTCGTCAAATAAATCGGGAACTCCAGATAAGCCTTTAAGCGCTTATCTGGTTGGGTCTTCCTGCATTTCTGCTGTTTCTGACGCGGGCGGCTTCTACACGGTCGCAGCGCATAACCTGACAAAGACTGAAGCAGAGCCTGCTACCTGTACGGCAGTCGGCAAGAAGGCTCACTGGTCTTGCGCTAACTGCAAAAAGATATATGCGGACGAAGCCGGAAACGCTCTCGTAGACAACGAAAGCGATCTGCTCGACCCGGCCAAAGGCCATACCATAGTCGCCGTTGCCGGCGTGTCTCCCACCTGCGTTTCGAGCGGCAGGACCTCCGGCACCGGCTGCTCCGTCTGCGGCGCGGTGCTGTCCGGGCAAGCCACCATCCCCGCCACCGGCGAGCACGCGTACGGCGAGTGGAAGGTGACCAAGGAGGCGACCGAGCAGGAGCCCGGATCACAGGAGCGCGCCTGCTCCGTCTGCGGCGAGAAGGAGACCCAGGAAATCCCGGCCTGCGGGCACACGCCCTCTGCCGCCTGGGAGTCCGACGCGACAGACCACTGGAAGGTCTGCGAGGGGTGCGGCGCCGAGCTCGAGAAGGCCGCCCACTCCTTCGGCGAGTGGAAGGTGACCAAGGAGGCCACCGAGACGGAGGCCGGAGCCCGCGAGCGCTCCTGCTCCGTCTGCGGCGCGACGGAGGCCGAAGAGCTGCCGGCGCTCGGCCACAAGCCCTCCGCGTCCTGGCAGTCCGACGCGACCGACCACTGGAAGGTCTGCGAGGGCTGCGGAGCGGAGCTCGAAAAGGCCCCCCACGCGTACGGCGAGTGGACGGTGACCAAGGAGGCCACCGAGGCCGAGCCCGGCTTCCGCGAGCGCTCCTGCTCGGCGTGCGGCTACGTGCAGGCCGAGGAGGTGGCCAAGCTCTCCCCCGCGGCCTCTATCCCCGAGGGGGGCTCGGGCTGGGTCGAGTCGAGCGACGGCGAGTGGGGCTACGTCGACGCCGGCGAGCCCGTCGAGGAGGGCTGGAAGGAAGTCGGCGGCGAGTGGTACTACTTCGACGACTCCGCCATGCAGACCGGCTGGCAGGAGGTCGGTGGCGAGTGGTACCACCTCGGGAAGTCGGGCAAGATGGACACCGGCTGGAAGAACGACGGCGGGACGTGGTACTACCTCAACGGCTCCGGCGAGGGCACGGAGGGCGCCATGGCGACCGGCTGGAAGGAGGTCGGCGGCGAGTGGTACTACCTGAGCGGCTCCGGCGCGATGCGCTCGGGCTGGCAGAGGCTCGCGGGCACGTGGTATCTTCTGAACGCCACCCACGACGGCACGTTCGGCGCCATGCTCGAGGGCTGGCAGCGCGTGAGCGGGTCGACCGGCCTGCCCACCTCCGCCAACTCCTGGTACTACCTCGAGCCCGGCTCCGGCGCCATGGCCGCGAACAGGTGGGTCGGCGGCTACTACGTCGACGGCTCCGGCCTCTGGGTCCGCTAGAGGACGCCTGAACCGAATGCAAAGGGGGCCCTCAGAAGGCCCGCAAGGCAAGGCCGCGCACCCGCGCGGCCTTGCCGCTTCGTCGTTGTTTCTTCGACGTTCGATTGACCGGCTTCACCACGAGAAACGGTTGCACCTGTGTGGATTCGCTTTGCCTGGCGTGGTAGTATGGCGGTGAGGCGAATTGAAGAGACAGGGGAACATCATGGGCAAGCCACGCTTTGTTCGTGCCGCGTCGTCGCTGATGGCGGCGGTGTTGGCAGTTTCGATGGTGCCGGCGCCGGCCTTTGCGCACGCAGGCGACGAATCGACATCTGCGCCACCGGCCGCGGAAGCCGCGGCCGAGTCTGAGCCTGCTGCAACGGCCGCCCCCGCTGCAGCTGCGACTGCTGCCGAGCCCGATTCTAGCTCGGCGGAAGCCGCTGCCGTCCCCGCTGCTGCGACCGCGGAAGAGCAGGCGCCGCTCGTGGCGTTCGTTCCAGAACCAGGTACGGTTCCAGATTCTGACGAGCTGTTTGCGCAGCACGTCGAGCGCACGCTGTATGCCGAGGCGGGCGTCGATGCGCCGGCCCTGTACGGCTCGTTCGGGGAGACGCGCTTCACGGGCCTCGGTCGTATCTTCTATGACGAGATCAAGGCGAGCATTCGCCGAATCGCGTCGGGCGAGCAGCCGAATGCGATCATCGAGGTGTCGCTGCAAGGCCGCGAGGGCGAGCTTGAAAAGCCTCGGTCCGAGTGGAGCGAATCCGAGCTCAACGAGCTTTTCGGCATGGTGTTCTATGCGCTTCTGGCCGACTGCCCCTACGACCTGTATTGGTTCGACAAGGTCGAGGGAATTATGACCGGCATGGTCAACAATAAGGGGTCTCTGTACCACACGCCGCGCTTCGAGTTCATCGTCTCGAAGGATTACGCGGCTCCGGGCGCGACCACGCAGGCCGGGTCTCCGCTGACGGTGAACGCGACCAAGGCCCGTGCGGCGGCCAAAACGGTCGAGGCCGCGAAAACGGTCGTGAGCAGCGCCAGCGGGCTGACCGACGCCAAGAAGATCGAGGCGTATCGGGATTGGGTGTGCGATGCGGTTTCCTACGACCGGACGGCCACGAACTCGAGCGTGACGTACGGCGACCCGTGGCAGCTCATCAACGTGTTCGACAACAACCCGTCCACGAACGTGGTGTGCGAGGGCTATGCGAAGGCGCTGCAGTACCTGTGCGACCTGACCGGCTTCTCCGATGCGGCGAGCGCCTGCTACACGGTTTCCGGCGAACTGAAAAACTCCTGGTCGCAGGCGGTGGGCGAGCCTCATATGTGGAACATCTTGACGCTGCGGTCGAGCGGCGGGAAGATGGCAAACTACCTGGTCGACCTCACGAACACCGACGGCAGCCAGGCGGGATCGGCCCTGTCGCGCGGCGTGTTCCTGAACGGGGCGAAAGAAGGCTCGATCGGCCGCGGCTATGCGTTTGCGCGCACGTCCGGCCAGCTGGTGTACGTGTACGATCCCGAGCAGAAGGCGCTGTACGGCACCGGATCGGGAAGCGTCTTGAACTTGGCGACCGCCGATTTCGTGCCGCTTGCGACGGACGTTCAAACCAAGCTGGCCGTGGCGACCGAGCCGGCCGCGCAGATGCAGACGACGTACGGCACGCCGGCTTCGCTTTCGGCCTTGGCAAACAAGAGCGGCGCGACCTGCCAATGGTTCCGCGCGACGTCTCCGACGGCTGCGGGAAGCAAGATCGCCGGCGCCACGGCGACGACGTATCGCACGCCGGCCGCCCAGGCTGCAGGCACCTATTACTACTACTACTGCGAGTTTTCGCTTGGCGGCCAGAAGGCGACCACGCGCCGCGTCTGCGTGACGGTGGCGCCCAAAACGGTAACCGCGAGCATTGCCGGCAGCGCGTCGAAGACCTACAACGCCACGAAGGCCGTAAACGGGTCCAACCGGCTGTCCATCGCGCTTGCTGGTGTGCTTTCCGCAGATCAGCGCACGGTTTCGGCGGTAGCGGGCAGCTATGAGTACGACAGCGCCCAGGCCGGCACGCGCACGATCATCGCCCGCAACATCCGTCTGACCGGCAAGGCGGCGGCGAACTATCGGCTGAGCAGCACGCAGGCGTCGAAGGGCGGGTTTTCCATCGCGCGGCGCACGGTGACCGTGACGCCGACGGCTGGCCAGTCGAAGGTGCAGGGCGCAAAAGACCCGGTGCTGAAATACCAGGCGGCCGGCTTGGTCGGCCGCGACAGGCTGACCGGCGCGCTGGCCCGCCAGGCGGGCGAGAAGGCGGGCTCGTACAACATCGTGCGCGGGAAGCTGGCCGTGCCGCAGAACTACACGCTGGCGTTCAAGGCGGGCGTGAAGTTCACCATCAAAGCGAAGGCCGCCGGCTCGTGGAAGAAGTCGGGCGGCAAGTACTGGTACCAGAAGGCTGACGGGTCGTATCCGAGAAACGCCTGGTACAAGGTCGGCGGCGCGTGGTACCACTTCGACAAAGCTGGCTACATGCAGACCGGCTGGCTGAAGCTTGGCAAAACGTGGTACTACCTGAAGAGCAGCGGCGCGATGACCACCGGTTGGAAGCAGATCGGCAAATCGTGGTACTACTTCAACGGCTCGGGCGCCATGGCGTCGAGCCGGTGGGTCGGCGACTATTACCTGCAGAAGTCGGGCGTGATGGCTACGAACCAGTGGATTGGGAACTACTGGGTCAACGGCTCGGGGAAGTACACGAAGCGCCGGTAGCGGCACGAGCTGGCGCCGGCGTGCGGACGCAGCGGCGCGAACCGCAAGGGCGCCGGGCCTCGCGCCCGCGCACAACCGTCGGCGCGTGACCAGGCGGCGCTTGCCGATGCGGAGGCGCTAGGTTTTGTGCATGTGCACAACAAGATGAGCAGGGCGCTCGTCGGAGCAAGGCTTCCGGCGGGCGCCTTCGTTTTAAGACGGCGTTACATCTTGCGGCTGTTTTCGGACGCGTTCTTCGCGAGGGCTATAATAGTGCGCTGGTTTTTATCAGCGGATGCGCCCCGGTGCGCTTCCGCCTTTCGCGTCCGTGTTCGCCCAGCGTTCGAAGGAGATTGCCGTGCCCGAAGTCACCCCTGCTCAGAAAGTCGTCGTGTTGGATTTCGGCGCCCAGTACGGCCAGCTTATCGCGCGGCGCGTGCGCGATCTGCACGTGTACTCGGAGATCGTGCC from Xiamenia xianingshaonis encodes:
- a CDS encoding HelD family protein, encoding MSHSSEGLSAAEIAQAETDAARDAACDPVFASEQAHLDETYRTLERIGRAAAAKLEKIAADASADKDAMASELTANTATDDDILEMQAEFAQVNRIIDAYNLSHDLEAERLRNVEILLKQPYFAKIVVEAAKTGALRELYLGTVGMSDEHYERVVVDWRSPVAEVFYNQANGPTSFVANGRTVDVDLKLRRQFDIRRNKLLNYFDTTVAIEDPLLIASLTRQRSSQMQAITATIQREQNVVVRHEDVPVLLVSGIAGSGKTSVLLQRIAYLFYQNRTNLRPENLYLITPNELFERYISGVLPDLGEENPETLTWQAFAARLLPPSRGVGSAAVPLERLRELDAAMEGFAFEPGDFVSLTWRDKRLVGSDQMYAATLKHPREQAGAYQVALVRTWLEKQLAGRLRGLAATDEVQSELYDLPLQEQLRLFDEPLSPLEGDNIDEKTLADFAFLYLQDQCADAFRMLENDDWIDYDRIGRRITGGEGPTGLEWIYLKMLVTNACERNARYVFIDEVQDYTASQLLVLARYFREANFLLLGDPNQAIIEGTATFPQIEALFGRERGETVRCRLNTSYRSTPEITALFATLADRDEAMDISSVQRDETVPQLIECADDEAYVAALRECVRASRESEGLSALIVPWKQDVKRISALLGDDAPAVLDDSGRLPASGVVMLPLKLAKGLEFDRVILANASERVFPANDLGRHRLYTAASRATRDLAIVSQGPATPLLDAWKAR
- a CDS encoding PD-(D/E)XK nuclease family transposase — translated: MRTRTADGRSLLTNSFAFADIMARNEDVCRGVIERVLGVKVERLSNIRTETGQVQAVGKSIRCDVLAEGPQGAFAVEMQVAREPSLPRRARYYRSLVNARLLPRGGHYSELPDLCLIFICLYDPLGLGLPRYTARMRVEEDLSFAYDNGEQEVIVNAAGDLSLAPPGLATFLDYLLREGAAESDPFLRHVDDILEEALQDEEWRSQVISFEQYVEFERGNAYDLGREEGMARGREEALDGLVAAGLLSQEQAQEFLADMARAHRPSAGARPGGAELWSQPKEA
- the cysK gene encoding cysteine synthase A, producing the protein MNVHANVIELVGHTPLVELTNYEKNHGLAARLIGKVEYFNPAGSVKDRIAKAMVEAAVERGDIDDETVIIEPTSGNTGIALCAIAAARGNRIIIVMPDTMSVERRNLMRAYGAELVLTPGAEGMKGAIEKADQLAAETPNAFIPSQFTNPANPAVHFATTGPEIWEDTDGEVDIFVAGVGTGGTLTGTGKFLKSKNPDVRVVAVEPSASPVLSEGHAGPHKIQGIGAGFVPETLDTDVFDEVIAIDNEEAFETGRELAARDGLLVGISSGAAVAAARQLAERPENAGKNIVVILPDTGERYLTTAMFGF
- a CDS encoding MBG domain-containing protein encodes the protein MGKPRFVRAASSLMAAVLAVSMVPAPAFAHAGDESTSAPPAAEAAAESEPAATAAPAAAATAAEPDSSSAEAAAVPAAATAEEQAPLVAFVPEPGTVPDSDELFAQHVERTLYAEAGVDAPALYGSFGETRFTGLGRIFYDEIKASIRRIASGEQPNAIIEVSLQGREGELEKPRSEWSESELNELFGMVFYALLADCPYDLYWFDKVEGIMTGMVNNKGSLYHTPRFEFIVSKDYAAPGATTQAGSPLTVNATKARAAAKTVEAAKTVVSSASGLTDAKKIEAYRDWVCDAVSYDRTATNSSVTYGDPWQLINVFDNNPSTNVVCEGYAKALQYLCDLTGFSDAASACYTVSGELKNSWSQAVGEPHMWNILTLRSSGGKMANYLVDLTNTDGSQAGSALSRGVFLNGAKEGSIGRGYAFARTSGQLVYVYDPEQKALYGTGSGSVLNLATADFVPLATDVQTKLAVATEPAAQMQTTYGTPASLSALANKSGATCQWFRATSPTAAGSKIAGATATTYRTPAAQAAGTYYYYYCEFSLGGQKATTRRVCVTVAPKTVTASIAGSASKTYNATKAVNGSNRLSIALAGVLSADQRTVSAVAGSYEYDSAQAGTRTIIARNIRLTGKAAANYRLSSTQASKGGFSIARRTVTVTPTAGQSKVQGAKDPVLKYQAAGLVGRDRLTGALARQAGEKAGSYNIVRGKLAVPQNYTLAFKAGVKFTIKAKAAGSWKKSGGKYWYQKADGSYPRNAWYKVGGAWYHFDKAGYMQTGWLKLGKTWYYLKSSGAMTTGWKQIGKSWYYFNGSGAMASSRWVGDYYLQKSGVMATNQWIGNYWVNGSGKYTKRR
- a CDS encoding N-acetylmuramoyl-L-alanine amidase family protein yields the protein MSPTCVSSGRTSGTGCSVCGAVLSGQATIPATGEHAYGEWKVTKEATEQEPGSQERACSVCGEKETQEIPACGHTPSAAWESDATDHWKVCEGCGAELEKAAHSFGEWKVTKEATETEAGARERSCSVCGATEAEELPALGHKPSASWQSDATDHWKVCEGCGAELEKAPHAYGEWTVTKEATEAEPGFRERSCSACGYVQAEEVAKLSPAASIPEGGSGWVESSDGEWGYVDAGEPVEEGWKEVGGEWYYFDDSAMQTGWQEVGGEWYHLGKSGKMDTGWKNDGGTWYYLNGSGEGTEGAMATGWKEVGGEWYYLSGSGAMRSGWQRLAGTWYLLNATHDGTFGAMLEGWQRVSGSTGLPTSANSWYYLEPGSGAMAANRWVGGYYVDGSGLWVR